The window GGCCCACTAATCGCCAGGCCTCCCTTCCCCCGGGACTCGCTGTCTCCTCCGGAGCGCGGGCCTTCACCGCCTGCCGAACCTGACTCCTGGGCCGGCCCACGACCCCGCTGGCCCACCTCGGCCCCGGGACCGACGCTGCCAACCCTAGGCCTCGGAGACGCCGCGCCACCCTCCGCAGCCtgcggcgccgccgcctcctcctccgccgcccggccgGCCCCCGCCGACGACGTAAGGCACGGCCACTCCACCTCCGAGTCCACCGGAGCGAGAAGCGTCGCCGCCGTCCTAACACGGATGTCCCTCGCGGCACCCCCAGAGGACGGCGAGCCCCTGCCCGCCGACGTGGAGGGTCGCCAAACTCTGACCTAGGGCTAAATTTAATTAGTATAGCTTATTATCGCATGGGTGCTGAATCGTCTTTTTGATGATAACATGGGTGACGATCCCAAATGTGATCTGATATATTATACAAGTAAATATACTACTCCAACTTTGATTTTTCCATTCCTGGAATTAATACCGGGCACAAATCCAAAAATGGAAAGCAGAGGAAAGTTGCAAACAGGCAAAACTCTAAAATGAAAAACAGAGGAAGGTTCCAAACAAACAAAACTCTGAAATGAAAAACAGAGGAAAGTTGCAAAGAAGCAAAACTCTGAAAAGAAAAACCGAGCACCACACAACTTCTGAAACTGAAAAAGAGAAGGAAAACAAAACACCGTTAATCATTTAACATGTTTCTAACTGCGTCTAGTTTGTCAGAAACAGAAACAAAAACTGCTTCCAGAGATGAAAGAGACGCCACATACACAAAAAAAACTTGGAAAACATGGGGATACCAAATTACCAATGGAGATACATCAATACCAACATGATTAACGTTATTATTACAAGCACCGTTCAGTGCAGTGCGGCCGGCTAATTATTATACATCACAAGATCCATGAGGCATGTCACGCATTACATACATATGCTACCACACGCTCCAAACCCTGCAACATATATGTCTGTCACACTTCTCCCAAGTGTTCATCATCGATCTCGCCTACACTGCACGAACAGATCCAAAAAAAGATTAGCAACTGCTTACCTTCTTAATTAATTACGTAGATCAGATCCAACAAGAACATGAGAGCGAGAAAAGGAACTCATGGAGACGGCGACCACCATTGGTACGTACCTGCACGCTGCCGGAGCGCGGGCCGGAGCTGGCTCAGTCGCTGTCgctgtcgctgctgctgctgccgtggCCGTCGTCGTCCTTGTGGCCCTCGCCGtgcttcttgtccttcttcttcttcttgtccttcttctccttgtggtcGCCGTCCTTCTTGCCGTCGCCGCTGATCTTGTCCTTGATCTTCTCCATCATGCCCTCCTTGTGCTCGCCGTCCTTCTTGTGCTCCCCGTCCTTCTTCTTGTGCTCCTCCGCCTTCTTGTGCTCCTCGTCCTTCTTGTGCTCGTCGCTGCCGCCGCCCATGTGGAGCTTCTCCTCGATCTTGTGCATGATGCCGGCCATGGCGCTGCTGTTTCTGGCTACTTCTCTCCAAGGAAAATGGCGATGCTAATGGGATGCGATGATGGTGTTGTGGTGGGTGATCTTGTTTGGCTCCCCTTCGCCGGTATTTATAGACCGGCGAGGGGACGCGGCCCCGTGGCCTGAGGTGGAGGGTGTCTGAAGAAGCGGGAGGACCGCCGGATAAGGAGGAGGAAGAGATCAGATCACGCTGCCTAATAATCAAACAAGGAAAGCGCTGGCGACCGACAGCGATTATTGGGGGAGGCAAGCTTTGTGCACCCGAGCAGCGTACCAACCGTTCTGCTCTGCAAATGC is drawn from Triticum dicoccoides isolate Atlit2015 ecotype Zavitan chromosome 4A, WEW_v2.0, whole genome shotgun sequence and contains these coding sequences:
- the LOC119287146 gene encoding dehydrin HIRD11-like, translated to MAGIMHKIEEKLHMGGGSDEHKKDEEHKKAEEHKKKDGEHKKDGEHKEGMMEKIKDKISGDGKKDGDHKEKKDKKKKKDKKHGEGHKDDDGHGSSSSDSDSD